In Streptomyces sp. NBC_00683, the DNA window TCGTACGACGTCACCGGCGGACGTTCCGAGGAACACGGTTACGCGGCCACCGGCTCGGGCTCGATCTTCGCCCGCGGGTCGATGAAGAAGCTGTACCGCGAGGACCTGACGGAGGAGCAGACACTCACTCTGGTCGTGCAGGCGCTGTACGACGCGGCAGACGACGACTCGGCGACCGGTGGCCCCGACGTGGCACGCCGGATCTACCCGATCGTCACCGTCATCACGGACGAGGGCTTCAGGAAGCTGAACGACGCGGAATCCGCCGAGATCGCGCGCTCGATCCTGGAGCGCCGGCTCGAGCAGCCCGACGGCCCGCGTGCCGCGCTGCTCTGACCGGTCCCTGATGCTTCTCCGATGCACTCGTCACTGACAGAAAGGGACGGATAGCCGGTGTCGACGCCGTTCTATGTCTCACCCCAGCAGGCCATGGCCGACCGGGCGGAATACGCCCGGAAGGGCATCGCCCGTGGTCGCAGCCTGGTTGTGCTGCAGTTCGCCGACGGCATTGTGTTCGTCGGCGAGAACCCGTCCCGTGCGCTGCACAAGTTCAGCGAGATCTACGACCGGATCGGCTTCGCCGCCGCCGGCAAGTACAACGAGTACGAGAACCTCAGGATCGGCGGTGTGCGCTACGCGGATCTGCGCGGATACACCTACGACCGCGACGATGTGACGGCCCGTGGGCTGGCCAACGTCTACGCGCAGACCCTCGGCACCATCTTCTCCAGCGCCGCCGAGAAGCCGTACGAGGTGGAGCTGGTGGTCGCCGAGGTCGGTGCCGGGCCGGAGGGCGACCAGATCTACCGGCTTCCGCACGACGGTTCGATCGTGGACGAGCACGGCTCGGTCGCGGTCGGCGGCAACGCCGAGCAGATCAGCACCTTCCTCGATCAGCGCCACCGTGACGGGATGTCGCTCGCGGAGGCGCTCAAGCTGGCCGTGCAGGCGCTGTCCCGCGAGGCCAACGGCAATGAGCGGGAGATTCCCGCCGAGCGGCTCGAAGTCGCGGTCCTGGACCGTACGAGGCCGCAGCAGCGCAAGTTCAAGCGGATCGTGGGCCGGCAGCTGACACGGCTGCTGGACGCGGACGGTGCGGGAGCGACCCCGACGGACGCTCCGTCCGACACCGAGGAAGCCGACGCCCCGGACGGGACGACCGGCGAGAGCACCGGTGGCAGCACCGGCGAGTCCACGCAGGAGTAGTCCGGCCGGGCAGGTGTCCGTCCCGGTGCCCCCGACAGCCACGACCGGCTGTCGGGGGCATCGTCACGTCCGGACGCCGTCGGCAGGGGGCGCGGTGGAGCCGCGGACCACGAGGCGCACGGGGAGGCTGCCCGGCTCCACGGGCCGGCCGTCCAGGACGGCGAGCAGGGCCGTCATACCGCGCTCGCCCACCTGTTCGGCCGGGAGCTGCACCGTTGTGAGCTCCGGTTCCACCGCGGTGGCGAGGGCGAGGTCGTCGAAGCCGGTCACGGAGATGTCCTCGGGCACCCGCAGCCCGCGCCGGCGTACCGCCTTGCAGGCACCGGCAGCCAGAATGTCGTCGTCGCAGACGATCGCCGTCGGGAGCGGCCCGGGAGCGGCCAGGACGGCCTCCGTGGCCTCGCGCCCGGCCCGTACGTCCAGCGGGGACGCCACGCGGCGGACGGCGGCTCCGGGGACGTCCCGCACGGCGTCCGCCAGGGCGCGGGCCCGCTCCGCGAAGGTCCAGGTGTCCACGCCGGAGGCGAGGTGGACGAAGCGGCGGTGGCCGAGGGTCAGCAGATGCTCCGCCACCTGGCGCATGCCGTCCGCGATGTCGAGGTTCACCTGGGCCGCCGCGCCGTCCTCATCGGGGTCGCTGTCCAGCATCACCAGGGGCAGGTCCGCGCCGCGGAGCGCCCCCAGGGCGTCGGCGGCCATCGAGGAGGCGATGACACCGTCGAGCGCCGCGCGGGCCGATGCGAACGGGTCCTTGGCCGGCCCTGTGCCATCGGGCGAGGGGTAGAGGACGACGCCGAAGTCGTGCTCGGCCGCGACGGCGGCGGCGCCCGTGTAGACCCGGGCGAAGAACTCGTTGGTGAGCGCGGGCACCACGAGGAGCGCGGTGCGGGTGCGGCCGAGCCGGAGGCTGCGGGCGGCGAGGTTGGGCCGGTAACCGAGGTCCCGGGCGCTGTCGCGGACACGCCCGGCGGTCGCCTCGGACACCCGTCCGTGCCATTTGCCGCCGAGCACGAGCGAGACGGTGGCCTGCGAGACACCCGCGGCCCGGGCCACGTCGCGGCTGGTGGGCCGGGGTGGGGCGGGCCGCTGCGCGCTGCTCACTCGTGCCTCCGTGCTGGACCGGCCAGCTGCCGTGGGATGGACTCGCGGACTGCGCACATGGTACGTATGAACCTCGAAGTTATACGTAAAACTTCGGTGGAGCACGAAGCGCACCGGGGGAGAGAGGCGGACATGGCCGCGGGATATCTGGACATCCTCCGGGCGCGGCATGCCGCCCGGCTGCTGGCGGGAACCCTGGTGGGGCGGCTGCCGAACGGCACCGCCCCCATCGCGATCGTCCTGTTCACCCGGGCCGAGGGCGGCAGCTACACGCTGGCCGGCGGCCTCGCCGCCGCGTACGGCCTGGCCACGGCCGTGGGGCAGCCCCTCCTCGGCAGGGCCGTGGACCTCTACGGCCAGCCGCGCGTCCAGTTCCCCGCCGCCGTGCTCTCCGCACTCGGCATGGCCGCGCTGGCCCTGGTGGGCCTCGGCTCGCTCCCGCTGGCCGTCGCGGCGGTGATCGTGGCCGGAGTCTTCACACCGCCGCTGGAGGGCGGCCTGCGGGCCCTGTGGCCGACAGTGCTGGGCCGCGAGGACCGGGTCCACCGCGCGTACGCCATGGACGCGGTGGCCCAGGAAGTGATGTTCACCCTGGGCCCGCTCCTCGTCACGGTCCTGGTGTCGCTCTGGTCACCGGCTGCCGCGCTGCTGGTCATCAACGCCATCGGCGTCCTCGGCGCGCTCTCCGTGGTGCTGTCCGAGCCGTCCCGGACCTGGCGCTCCGCTCCCCGCGAGGCGCACTGGCTCGGGGCGCTGCGCTCGAGCGGGCTGCTGGCCCTGCTGGGCGCGTTCTTCTTCGTCGGGCTCGCGCTCGGCTCGATCACGGTGGCGGGGGTCGCGTACGCCGACGACCACGGCCGGGAGTCCGTGTACGGCTGGCTGATGGCGGCCCTCGGACTGGGCGCGCTGATCGGCGGCGTGGCGTACGGGGCGCGCCAGTGGGCCGGGGCCCCCGAGCGGCGGCTGCGGGTCATCGTCGCGCTGCTGGCCCTGTGCTACCTGCCGCTGATGCTGACCCCCGGTGTGCCCGCCATGACCGCGCTGTCCGCGCTCGCGGGGGTGTTCCTCGCGCCGGCCATCGCCTGCTCGTTCATCGTGGTCGACCGGCACGCCCCGCGGGGCACGGTGACCGAGGCGTTCTCCTGGCTCGTGACGACGTTCGGCGTGGGTGCCGCGGCCGGAACGGCCGTGGCGGGCCCGGCCGTCGAGCTCGGCGGAACGGCGTCGGGTTTCGCCGTCGCGGGGGCCGGGGGAGTGGCGGCGCTGCTGGTTCTGCTGGCCACCGGAAGGGTCCTCGCAGTTCCCGGGCGTGGGCCCGCTGTTGTGACGGGATCGGAAAATGATCGAAACGGTGCTGCCGAACCCGGTTTCAGCTCAGGCCGTAAGGCGTAATGTTCAGTCATGGACCGCCGCATTTTCGGGCTGGAGAACGAGTACGGCGTCACGTGCACGTTCAGGGGACAGCGCCGACTGTCACCTGACGAAGTGGCGCGCTACCTCTTCCGCCGTGTTGTGTCATGGGGCCGCAGCAGCAATGTCTTTCTGCGGAACGGCGCCCGCCTCTACCTCGACGTGGGATCGCATCCGGAATACGCGACACCCGAATGCGACAACGTGACCGAACTGGTCACGCACGACAAGGCAGGCGAACGCATTCTCGAAGGCCTGCTCGTCGACGCCGAACGCCGCCTGCACGAGGAGGGAATCGCGGGCGACGTCTATCTCTTCAAGAACAACACCGACTCGGCTGGAAACTCCTACGGGTGCCACGAGAACTACCTCGTGGCCCGGCACGGAGAATTCTCCCGGCTCGCGGACATCCTCATTCCGTTCCTCGTCACCCGGCAGCTGATCTGTGGTGCCGGCAAGGTGCTGCAGACCCCGCGTGGCGCGGTCTACTGCGTCAGCCAGCGTGCCGAGCACATCTGGGAGGGCGTCAGTTCCGCCACGACGCGCTCCCGGCCGATCATCAACACCAGGGACGAACCGCACGCCGACGCGGAGCGGTACCGCCGCCTCCACGTCATCGTCGGTGACTCCAACATGTCCGAGACGACCATGCTGCTCAAGGTCGGCGCGACCGACCTGGTGCTCCGCATGATCGAGGCGGGCACGGTGATGCGCGACCTGACCCTGGAGAACCCGATCCGGGCCATCCGCGAGGTCAGCCACGACATCACCGGGCAGCGCAAGGTGCGCCTGGCCAGCGGCCGGGAGGCATCGGCCATCGAGGTCCAGCGCGAGTACTACGAGAAGGCCGTCGACTTCGTCGAACGCCGCGGCATCCGCACCGGCACCGTCGACCAGGTCCTCGAACTGTGGGGCCGCACGCTGGACGCCATCGAGGCCGAGGACCTCGACCGGATCGGCACCGAGATCGACTGGGTCATGAAGTACAAGCTCATCGAGCGGTACCGGGCCAAGCACAACATGACCATGTCGAACCCGAGGGTCGCTCAGATAGACCTCGCCTACCACGACATCCACCGGCGGCGCGGGCTCTACTACCTCCTGGAGCGCAAGGGCCAGACCGCCCGCATCTGCAACGACCTGAAGATCTTCGAGGGCAAATCGGTGCCCCCGCAGACGACCAGGGCACGGCTGCGCGGTGACTTCATCCGCAGGGCCCAGGAGCAGCGGCGGGACTTCACCGTCGACTGGGTCCACCTCAAGCTCAACGACCAGGCGCAGCGCACCGTGCTGTGCAAGGACCCGTTCCGCTCCGTCGACGAACGGGTGGAGAAACTGATCGCGGGTATGTGATCCGGACGGGAGATCTCCCGCCCCGCAGGCGACCGGGCCCCGTACGTTCCTCGTGCGGGGCCCTTCGCTCGGCCTAGAGTGTCGGGGACCCATTCACGTGCCGTCTGAGATCTGAGGAACCAGTGCGCCGACTTGCCGGCCTTCTCGTCGTCCCCCTTCTGCTGCTGTCCACAGCGGCATGCGGCGACGACAAGGCCTCCGACTCCGCCTCGTCCGAGGGCAACCCCGCGATCACCGCGGGAGCGAAATTCGGCGAGAAGCCCACCCTGGCGAAGGGTGAGGGCGATCCGCCCAAGGAGCTGAAGACCGAAGTCATCAGTGAGGGTGACGGCGCGAAGCTCAAGAACGGCGACGCGATCCAGGTCAACTACCTCGGGCAGGCGTGGGACTCCACCAAGCCGTTCGACAACAGCTTCGACAAGGGCCAGCCCTTCGACCTGACGCTCGGTGCGGGCATGGTCATCCAGGGCTGGGACAAGGGTCTGGTCGGCCAGAAGGTCGGCAGCCGCGTCCAGCTCGTCATCCCGCCGGAGCTCGGTTACGGCGCGCAGGGGCAGGGAGACATCAAGCCCAACGCCACCCTCGTCTTCGTCGTCGACGTGGTGAAGGCGACGCAGGTTCCGAAGTCCGCCAAGGGCACACCGGTCGCCCAGGACAACATCGACCTGCCGAAGGTCGGCACGAACACCGACGGCAAGGCACCGACGGTCACGTTCCCGAAGGGCAACCCGCCCAAGAAGCTGGTCTCCAACTACGTCCTGGAGTCCGACGGGGACGTCGTCAAGGAGACCGACAGCATCGTCGTGAACTACGAGGCCTTCCTGTGGAAGGGTGCCAAGAAGTTCGACAGCACCTACGACACGGGCAAGACCGCGACCTTCCCGCTGGCCCAGATCACCGTCAAGGGTCTGAAGAACGGGCTGGTCGGCAAGAAGGTCGGCAGTCGCGTGCTGCTCGTCATCCCGCCGGACCAGGCTTTCGGCAACGAGGCGCAGCAGACCATTCCTGCCAACTCGACGCTCGTGTGGTCCGTGGACATCCTGACAAAGATGTAAGACTGTCCCGGTTGCCCAGTTCATCATTTAGAGGAGCAGTTCAGTGAGCATCGAGAAGCCCGAGATCGACTTCCCGGGTGGCGAGCCGCCGGCCGACCTGGAGATCAAGGACATCTGGGAGGGCGACGGACAGGTGGCCCAGGCGGGCCAGACCGTCTCCGTGCACTACGTGGGTGTGGCGTTCTCCACCGGCGAGGAGTTCGACGCTTCCTGGAACCGCGGCACCCCGCTGCAGTTCCAGCTCGGTGCCGGTCAGGTCATCGCCGGCTGGGACCAGGGCGTCCAGGGCATGAAGGTCGGCGGCCGTCGCCAGCTGACCATCCCCGCGAACCTCGCCTACGGCGACCGCGGCGCGGGTGGCGGCGCCATCGCGCCCGGCGAGACGCTCATCTTCGTCTGTGACCTGGTCGGCGTCTGATCCGTCCGGACTCAGGAGCGAGGGCCCGCGCCGCAAGGCGCGGGCCCTCGCTTTGGTCCGGACACCCCGGGGCGGTACGGTCGACGGTCGTAGCACGTAGAGAAAGGGCGTCGATGGCGATTGCCAAGGCCGAACGGCTGATGAACCTGGCACTGTGTCTGCTGGGTACCCGGCGCCCGCTCAGCAAACGTGAGCTCCGCGGGTCCATCGAGGCCTACATGGAAGCGGGCTCGGACGAATCCTTCAACCGGATGTTCGAGCGCGACAAGGACGATCTGCGCGAACTCGGTCTGGTCATCGAGACCGTGGAGAACCTGGACGGCGACACCGGCTACCTCGCGCGCCGCGACAGCAACCGGCTGCCCCCCATCACGCTGGACGCCGAGGAGGCCGCCGCCCTCGGGCTCGCCGCCAAGGTCTGGCAGCAGGCAAGGCTGGCCGGGGCCGCCAGCGGCGCCCTGCAGAAGCTGCGCGCCGCGGGCATGCCGGAGGCCGAGGACGCGTACGAGGTGCACAGCGCCCTCGAACCCCGTATCCCGGTCCACGAGGCCGCCTTCGAGCCGCTGATGCTCGCCTGCCGGGACCGCCGCCCCGTCACCTTCGACTACCGCAAGGCCAACGCCGCCCGCCCCGAGCAGCGCCAGGTGGAGCCCTGGACGCTCGAGTGCTGGCGCGGCCACTGGTACCTGGCCGGCTGGGACCGCGACAGGGGCGCCGAGAGGGTCTTCCGGCTGTCCAGGATCTCCGGCCGGGTCCGCTCCCGGGCCGGGGCCTTCACGGCCCCGGTGCCCGATGTGGTGACCGTGCGCGAGACCGTGGAGAGCTGGGCGGGGGAGACCGCGACCAGGACCGCCCGGATCAGGCTGCGCGCCGGGTCCGGCTACCCGCTGCGCTCCCGCGCAATATCCGTACGGGAACTCGGCGACGGCTGGGACGAGTTGGAGATTCCGTACGGACACGGACTGGACGCCTGGCTCGTCGAGTTCGGACCCGACGTCGTCGTGGAGGAACCCGCCGATCTGCGGGCCGATGTGATGGACCGGCTGCGCGCCGTGGCCAAGGACTGAGGGGACCCGTACTCGTGGCCACGAACGCGATCGACCAGACCAGGCGGATGCTCTCCCTGGTGACGTACCTGCGCGAGCGCCCTGGCGCCCACGTCCAGGACGTCGCCCGGGCCTTCGGGATCACCGAGGACGAGCTGATCTCCGACCTCGACGTACTCCCCATGTGCGGCACCAGCTTCCGCGGCGGTGACCTCCTCGACATCGACACCGACGGCGACCGGATCTGGTGGCACAACCCGGACGACGTCGCGGAGCCGCTCCGGCTGGCCGCGGACGAGGCCACGGCGCTGCTCGTCGCGGCCCGTGCCGTGGCCACGCTGCCCGGACTGCGCGAGAGCGACCGGCAGGCGCTGGTGCGCGCGACCGCGAAGCTGGAGACGGCGGCCGGAGAGGTCGGGGCGGCCAGTTCGCGGCTCTCGGTCATCTTCGAGTCCGAGGGCGGGGTCTTCGCCGAGGTCGACCGCGCGATCTCCGAGCGCCGCCGCCTCTGGCTGCGCTACTACTCTCCCGCGCGCGACGAGCTCACCGAGCGTGAGGTGGACCCGATCCGCCTGTTCGCCGTCGGCCACACCTATATGGAGGGCTGGTGCCGGCTCTCCGAGGCCCGGCGCACGTTCCGGCTCGACAGGGTCGCCGAGATCCGGCTGCTCGACGCCCCGGCCGCACCGCCGGAGCTCGAACTGCGTGATCTTTCGGAGGGCCTGGTGCAGCCGGCGGCCGAGGACCCGGAGGTCGTCGTCGAGGTGGGACCCGGGGGCCGGTGGGTCGCCGAGTACTACCCGCACGACAGCGCGGAGGAACTGCCCGACGGGGGCCTGCGGATCACACTCCGTACCCCCGACCCCGCCTCGCTGCGCAGGCTCGCCCTGAGGCTGGGCGGAGAAGGGCGCATCACGGCGCCCGAGGACCTCGCGCAGAGTGCGCGGACGGCGGCCCGGGAAGCGCTCGCCGCCTATGACGGTGCCCTCTGAGCGGCGGCTACCGGAACACGGAGGAGACAGAGGCCGTATGACTGCGATATCGAGTAGGCAGACCGGACCGGTAGCGGTACCGGTGCCCGCCACCGTCCGGTTCCGGGCGGCCTGCCCGGACTGCCGCGAGAGATTCGAGCTGGCGGCGGGTGCCCTGCGCCTCGCGATAGGTGCGAGCCGTCGCACGACCTTCTACACCTTCACCTGCCCCGAGTGCGGCTCCGCCGTCCGCAAGCCTGCCGGGGAGCGCATCATCGAACTCCTCACCGGCGGCGGAGTGCGGACCCTCCGCCTCCACACCGCCCTGCGGTGACCGCCCCGCAGTAACGAGAAAACATCGAGGCTCCGTCCATGTTCTGGCCCATGCTCGCCATCGCTCTGGGATTCCTCGG includes these proteins:
- the prcA gene encoding proteasome subunit alpha, producing MSTPFYVSPQQAMADRAEYARKGIARGRSLVVLQFADGIVFVGENPSRALHKFSEIYDRIGFAAAGKYNEYENLRIGGVRYADLRGYTYDRDDVTARGLANVYAQTLGTIFSSAAEKPYEVELVVAEVGAGPEGDQIYRLPHDGSIVDEHGSVAVGGNAEQISTFLDQRHRDGMSLAEALKLAVQALSREANGNEREIPAERLEVAVLDRTRPQQRKFKRIVGRQLTRLLDADGAGATPTDAPSDTEEADAPDGTTGESTGGSTGESTQE
- a CDS encoding LacI family DNA-binding transcriptional regulator, whose amino-acid sequence is MSSAQRPAPPRPTSRDVARAAGVSQATVSLVLGGKWHGRVSEATAGRVRDSARDLGYRPNLAARSLRLGRTRTALLVVPALTNEFFARVYTGAAAVAAEHDFGVVLYPSPDGTGPAKDPFASARAALDGVIASSMAADALGALRGADLPLVMLDSDPDEDGAAAQVNLDIADGMRQVAEHLLTLGHRRFVHLASGVDTWTFAERARALADAVRDVPGAAVRRVASPLDVRAGREATEAVLAAPGPLPTAIVCDDDILAAGACKAVRRRGLRVPEDISVTGFDDLALATAVEPELTTVQLPAEQVGERGMTALLAVLDGRPVEPGSLPVRLVVRGSTAPPADGVRT
- a CDS encoding MFS transporter — its product is MAAGYLDILRARHAARLLAGTLVGRLPNGTAPIAIVLFTRAEGGSYTLAGGLAAAYGLATAVGQPLLGRAVDLYGQPRVQFPAAVLSALGMAALALVGLGSLPLAVAAVIVAGVFTPPLEGGLRALWPTVLGREDRVHRAYAMDAVAQEVMFTLGPLLVTVLVSLWSPAAALLVINAIGVLGALSVVLSEPSRTWRSAPREAHWLGALRSSGLLALLGAFFFVGLALGSITVAGVAYADDHGRESVYGWLMAALGLGALIGGVAYGARQWAGAPERRLRVIVALLALCYLPLMLTPGVPAMTALSALAGVFLAPAIACSFIVVDRHAPRGTVTEAFSWLVTTFGVGAAAGTAVAGPAVELGGTASGFAVAGAGGVAALLVLLATGRVLAVPGRGPAVVTGSENDRNGAAEPGFSSGRKA
- the pafA gene encoding Pup--protein ligase, encoding MDRRIFGLENEYGVTCTFRGQRRLSPDEVARYLFRRVVSWGRSSNVFLRNGARLYLDVGSHPEYATPECDNVTELVTHDKAGERILEGLLVDAERRLHEEGIAGDVYLFKNNTDSAGNSYGCHENYLVARHGEFSRLADILIPFLVTRQLICGAGKVLQTPRGAVYCVSQRAEHIWEGVSSATTRSRPIINTRDEPHADAERYRRLHVIVGDSNMSETTMLLKVGATDLVLRMIEAGTVMRDLTLENPIRAIREVSHDITGQRKVRLASGREASAIEVQREYYEKAVDFVERRGIRTGTVDQVLELWGRTLDAIEAEDLDRIGTEIDWVMKYKLIERYRAKHNMTMSNPRVAQIDLAYHDIHRRRGLYYLLERKGQTARICNDLKIFEGKSVPPQTTRARLRGDFIRRAQEQRRDFTVDWVHLKLNDQAQRTVLCKDPFRSVDERVEKLIAGM
- a CDS encoding FKBP-type peptidyl-prolyl cis-trans isomerase, yielding MRRLAGLLVVPLLLLSTAACGDDKASDSASSEGNPAITAGAKFGEKPTLAKGEGDPPKELKTEVISEGDGAKLKNGDAIQVNYLGQAWDSTKPFDNSFDKGQPFDLTLGAGMVIQGWDKGLVGQKVGSRVQLVIPPELGYGAQGQGDIKPNATLVFVVDVVKATQVPKSAKGTPVAQDNIDLPKVGTNTDGKAPTVTFPKGNPPKKLVSNYVLESDGDVVKETDSIVVNYEAFLWKGAKKFDSTYDTGKTATFPLAQITVKGLKNGLVGKKVGSRVLLVIPPDQAFGNEAQQTIPANSTLVWSVDILTKM
- a CDS encoding FKBP-type peptidyl-prolyl cis-trans isomerase; the encoded protein is MSIEKPEIDFPGGEPPADLEIKDIWEGDGQVAQAGQTVSVHYVGVAFSTGEEFDASWNRGTPLQFQLGAGQVIAGWDQGVQGMKVGGRRQLTIPANLAYGDRGAGGGAIAPGETLIFVCDLVGV
- a CDS encoding helix-turn-helix transcriptional regulator, producing the protein MAIAKAERLMNLALCLLGTRRPLSKRELRGSIEAYMEAGSDESFNRMFERDKDDLRELGLVIETVENLDGDTGYLARRDSNRLPPITLDAEEAAALGLAAKVWQQARLAGAASGALQKLRAAGMPEAEDAYEVHSALEPRIPVHEAAFEPLMLACRDRRPVTFDYRKANAARPEQRQVEPWTLECWRGHWYLAGWDRDRGAERVFRLSRISGRVRSRAGAFTAPVPDVVTVRETVESWAGETATRTARIRLRAGSGYPLRSRAISVRELGDGWDELEIPYGHGLDAWLVEFGPDVVVEEPADLRADVMDRLRAVAKD
- a CDS encoding helix-turn-helix transcriptional regulator, with product MATNAIDQTRRMLSLVTYLRERPGAHVQDVARAFGITEDELISDLDVLPMCGTSFRGGDLLDIDTDGDRIWWHNPDDVAEPLRLAADEATALLVAARAVATLPGLRESDRQALVRATAKLETAAGEVGAASSRLSVIFESEGGVFAEVDRAISERRRLWLRYYSPARDELTEREVDPIRLFAVGHTYMEGWCRLSEARRTFRLDRVAEIRLLDAPAAPPELELRDLSEGLVQPAAEDPEVVVEVGPGGRWVAEYYPHDSAEELPDGGLRITLRTPDPASLRRLALRLGGEGRITAPEDLAQSARTAAREALAAYDGAL